A window from bacterium encodes these proteins:
- a CDS encoding DUF86 domain-containing protein, which produces MTDREARRDAERVEHILEAAAKLAEIVAEGREAFDTSWRLRDIAERRLEIIGEAAGHLSARFVAAHPDLGIAGARRMRDFIAHSYFKVDPDLVWDAITVSVPDLAATLRAYPDVAGPGVGGEPPALGA; this is translated from the coding sequence GTGACCGACCGCGAGGCCCGACGCGACGCCGAGCGGGTCGAGCATATCCTGGAAGCGGCCGCCAAGTTGGCGGAAATCGTCGCCGAGGGTCGCGAGGCTTTCGACACGAGTTGGCGGCTGCGCGACATCGCCGAGCGGCGTCTGGAGATCATCGGGGAGGCCGCCGGCCACCTCTCTGCACGGTTCGTGGCCGCGCATCCCGACCTCGGTATCGCCGGGGCGAGACGCATGCGCGACTTCATCGCCCACTCCTATTTCAAGGTGGACCCCGATCTGGTGTGGGACGCCATCACTGTCTCAGTGCCCGATCTCGCCGCCACGCTGAGGGCGTACCCGGACGTCGCCGGTCCAGGGGTTGGCGGCGAGCCGCCGGCGCTCGGCGCCTAG